One Bemisia tabaci chromosome 4, PGI_BMITA_v3 genomic window, aattaaagaaaataatagcGACATGAGCATTATTTTCACGCGAATGAGGGAAAAAACTATTTGCTCAGAAACAATACTGCAtcgacaaaaaagaaaagaaaaaggacagagacaaaaaaaaaacacactttgCTTCATGGAATTAGTCATTAGTATCATTTTGGATCATGTACATGGGAAAATCACCAATTCCGTCTAAAATCATTTTGGATTGATTTTTATCAAGTTAGTTTTATTAGTTTCACAAATCCATTAGGCTTTATCCTTTTAACAGATTGTTTAATTTGAACCGCCGATGTGGCTTATtccattcatcattttttcttcgcacgaagaaTAGCGATTCTTCTATTCCGTTCTGAGCTGAATACTGAAATTAACTGCTACTAAGGAGAATGAGTTTTTCTGAAGTACGAATTTCTTTTAATTCTTATGCATCAAAAAGTTCATTTCAAAGACTCAATATTGTTTCAAAAAGGTAGTTGCACggttgttgaaaaaataattcattcctTGGATGTTTTATTCCTAAAATAatatacaaagaaaaaaattataacttttCCATCACCACCTGataattttattgtttcagaTGAAATTGTTGATAATAATCATCACATCGCTACTGAGCTGTGCCCATTTTGTAAATGCTGCTAATATTTTAGCGTTGGCTACAGTCTCCTCCGGTAGTCATACAATTTACGCTAACGCCATTATCAGAGAGCTTGCAGCCAGAGGACATAAGGTAAGTTAATGCCCTTGGGaataagaaacaaaaaactaaGAAGACGTGTAAAGATGCCTTAAAACGTAAACAGTTTCATGCTTCCTATTCAGTGAGTAGCGTCAGATATACCCCATTCAAAACACTTATCTTGTAAGGCGCTCCCACAAAATGTATCCTAGACAACCTCTTGAAATCCAGCCTCATCAGACAGTAAGTGTGTCTCTTGCCTCATTGTGAGATTGGACTCGGATATTTGCCACGGCAATTTGAAAATCGATAgcaattttcataaagaaatCGGGCAACACAACACGTAGTCAAGCATTACATTACCAGCATGGGTCTTACTAAAAACAACGAGACGAACAAAACGTCATTCAGAAGATCATGCTCACCTTACGTATTTGTTGTGTTGGGGAGAAAACCCCGAAAATCCATACGGTGCGAATTTTGGAGAGACTTAAAGAGAGAAAACTTGTAAAAGCTCTTGATCGTATTACAATGACCTTGCAGTGTGTAAAATGTTTCATTTCCTCATCCTTGGATACCcattctcttgatttttcagagaaaaatacttAGACGAAAATAGGAATACCtatcttttcttttaatttcagaTTTATAAGGGAAACACTAGggttttttccaaagaaaaaacaatgaataaatcaatgttcttagatttttttacttatatttttttcaaaatcgagtcaACGCGATCCTAACTTTTTAGAGTAATTCAATATCGGAATTTAAGAAACAAACGAGGAGacactcaatttttaaaactaattcCCCGATTTTTCCCGCTATTATTCTTCCtgatgtataaaaaaataagttacagtttttcagtaagttggaattttttataaatcatAGTTACCTTACTATTCgcctaattttattatttttcttagtTACTTTAAATTTATTATCAGTTTCAACTATAGTcataataattgaaattaaGATGATTGGTTTGATAGGTCCTTAAAACACCGTGGTTAACCTGTCATTGtttaaatttactttttcaGCTGGTGGTTTTGTCGCCGGACAAAGAAAAGAAACCAAACCCGAACATAACTACGATCTACCTCGAAGGCGGTTATGAAAATGAGGTTATGTTCGAAACCACTCTGGAGGATTTTCCGTCATCGGAGGGTTTCGTCCAATATTTCAACATGCTAAACGAATACACAACATCACAGTGTAAAATTCTTCTGAATTCCCCAGGAAACAAGAAGTTCATTCAAGATTACAAGGATCACAAGTTCGATCTTATCCTATTTGACTACGGTAAGTAAAAGTGCCCTTTAAAATGTCCAGCAGTCATTCGGGAAGActcggccaattttttttttcttttctgttcttattttttttattttttcaaaaatcaagacaAGAGATAAGTTTGATCGACTTGATATTCTACGAATGTATTCTCTAGTGAATCAGTAATTGAATCAgaaagaacgaaaacacaccaactcgaaaaaatgaaaataatcaagacgcacAAAAAACTGCAAGTAGGaaaagaagttagtctaagaaaaggATTTTTGGTGCCGGAAGACAAGTACTTCAGGACACCTTAAAgttccaagttggaacagatgcgctaatttcaatgacctttatggacattgactgtctttaatgaagattgagcattttcgagttaccgagttggtgtgtttttgttctcactgattcaattggtaactttaaaaatcggagttaaagtgagaaaatagcTCATTACAAAAGAATTGACAAAAGCGCAGAGAGTGTAGGAGTACGCAAGCTTCATTGTGCGTTTGAACGCAACCATTCGGGCTTTGGGGCTTAAGTTGCATAtatgagaaattgaaggcactctagCTTTGTTGCCTTCTCAGACACACGGTCGTTGCGAAGCGCGATCGCGCGCATGCCTCTGGAGAGTGTTCCACTTGTATTTCTCACAGGTAGCTTTCGTATgggctgtccataaattacgttatGCTCTAGGATGGTGATGGGAGGATTAGGGGTGTATGATGAGGTGTGTGTAAAACGAGTCTTGCAAGttggaaaatgtatttttcttccatttaaaactaATTCAACAGACATGAGTCTCAAGCCTCCTAACATTCGCCACGAGGACGCAACAGAAATCAGCGGTAGCGTCATTTAAagacacagaaaaaaaggaaaacgagCACAATTgatcgaatggaccactagacagggtccGAATTTAAGaaatctgatacaagtttcttagccagaatttcacgtaaaacgggattcgcacaacgaaaattactgaaaccaactcctaacgaagatattaacgtttttatttcacatttgttacgaggaatttcaactgcccgctcacaagaaactcaaagctctacgtgagtcaaatcgcgcactgcaacggtttcagcaagcttctcaatcgagcaatgttcatttcccattgTGTCGTTCAAACTATAATCAATTCGCTatagctaagccaaagcgtcaagactgaggttgccagatttttatatcgcagagactatcatgataatgtttagcgcgccatgtgaattacgtagagcattgagttttaatgagcgggtggtttgaattcacttatcaggaatcattaaatatctttgtaaggagttgatttcggtgatttttgttgtacgcatcgtgttttacgtgaaattttcatttggaaacatgtatcaaaatgctgaaattcgtaccttgtctagtgatacATTGctgaaatcttgatttttgaacgATCTAATCAGGTATTTCAATTACATACCTATTTTTGTATTCGCTTATTCAACTcaccttatttttaaaatttattattaaaataatgGGTATGAAATTAAGTTTAATAAGTTGACGTAACATATATTCATTGAGCGCTTCATTGATTCATTTCTTTACTCATATATTATCATGTTAGGGGTCGTGTCAGGTCACTTTGCCTGAAATAACGATACTGGAAATCAGGAGAAGCCCCCGAAAATATGTTCCGTATTTTTCACAAATATGAGAAATTTCACTATTTTGTAGCATACTGCAACATTTTTGACACTTTATCGGCACTTTGAACACTTAATTTCTGTACAAATAAAACTTTTTCGACTACCGAATGTAGTAGCTGATCGAGGGAGCGAGAGTCGTGAtaatacgagggctgtcccaaaagaaaccggacttttgtcatagaaggcgaaccgagcgtcgtaatgaagttttcttgggcttgtttgaaagctgataagctactgaagatgcttatttttacagaatgcaaaaactcgtcttggtaaggaaactacacgctttggaataaaggaaagtcaaactcgagttgcgatttttgtctttatttcaagaaaaatttagatacaactttaaaaaaacccaggttttaagtcaAAAACTTCGTCGCTCTCTTATtcagatgcttaaaaataaggaaattaacattttaagcagcttaccaagtcatcacctatccccttcaaaataatcgccagctttgtcgatgcatttttgccaccgtttcttcaattgggagaaaacactgttggaaatcctcagatttgaatgatcgcaattcctacaaggtgttctcttgaattttcggaatggtttgaaaacgtcgacctttcaaggtaaatttaagtcgtggaaataagaataaatcacacggagccaggtcaggtcaccttgaaggaattgcgatcattcaaacctgaggatttccaacagtgtttctcccagtTAAAGAAACGGTggaaaaaaatgcatcgacaaaagTGGCAAGTATTTTGAAgcggataggtgatgacttggtaagctgcttaaaatgttaatttccttatttttaagcagttgaataagagagcaacgaagtttttgacttaaaacctgggttttttttaaagttgtatctaaatttttcttgaaataaagacaaaaatcgcaactcgagtttgactttcctttattccaaagcgtgtagtttccttaccaagacgagtttttgcattctgtaaaaataagcatcttcagtagcttatcagctttcaaacaagcccaagaaaacttacGACGCttggttcgccttctatgacaaaagtccggtttcttttgggacagccctcgtaaatGCGCTGGCGcggctagagtacctgtatagggagagtaacGACAggtcggttcatggagggcttagggcccaaaagtgcagccacccttctaaccaactttttcaaaatttcactgccagtctgcagattccaattctaaccaagatggccaagaatgtacaaaaatgagcgttcttccgcgaaattgagtaaattcatgcaaaaactgagtcgaacacgtgcttaataaaggacggttcgtaccAATAGTaccagtaaatcgctctggataattgaaattcataggttggctgcccttttgggccctaacttcattcgcggaggcatcggtgaaggcctgatggactttcggagtttcagatccgtcggtactctccctatacaggtactctaggcgCGGCTATCTTCACGccgaatttttaacttttccataCCAGTtcagtcacctgaagatgggcggcctgCCCGAAATGGACATTGTGcataaagaataataaaaaagtaagtCATCTAACTACAATCGGTTGTcgaaaaaattttatttgcacaggaattttgcgaaatttcctGAAATGTTTCGCTGAagtttcgaatcttctgtatttccCGTTTCACTTGTGCGACCTTGGGTTTATGACAGTAATTTCCACTGGAGCTCCTTGCCCTTATTAATTTCCGATCTTAAAATCCGCAGGTGTGACGGAGTGTTTCATAAAGTACGCCCACGTTTTCGGGCACCCGCCGATAGTGGGTTTCACGGCTTTCTTCGCCGTTTCGGCGTACCAGCTGGGCAACCACCACAACCCGGCGTTCGTGCCCCATTTCCAGAGCGCGGCCAGCCCTCAGATGAGCTTCCCGGAGCGCTTCATGAACTGGGTCGTTCATGAGTACTACCTCCTCTGGCGGAACTACATAAGTCTACCGACTATAGACGCGGTGGCGGACGAGTTTTTCGGATTCTCCAAGCCCAGCATCGGGGACCTTGAGCGGGAGATGTCCCTCATGCTCACCAACGAGCACTTCAGTTTCACTTACCCGAGGCCCAACATCCCTGCTGTCGTCGACGTGGGGGGCCTCCAGATCAAGCCACCCAAACCCTTGCCCAAGGTACATCTTCCGACAttttccacactgaaaaaagtggtatgttttagcacctaggatgtcaaaaaagtGTCTAGTGATCCTAAaatgctaccttgattgcccacgcagttgaatttgcattcatgggatgtaaagttaactgcgaagGCAGTAGAGGttgcatcttgggatcaccagacacattttcgaCATGCTAGCTgtgctaaaacagcattttattttgttcagtGCAGTGGAGAAATACTATGAGGGGTTACGCGGCCTGGCCGCTATGCGGCATAGGGTGCTTCGccccgcaatttttttttttcgcctgAACCCTTagaacttcttcttttttgactGACTGAAATTCCGAATTTTAATAGCATTCCGTTAAAAATGTCATTTGTTCCTTCTCCTTATTTCAGAGATTAAAAGAAAATCTATTAAAAGTTGGGAGTTCAATGAATCAAAAAGATTACAcgtcaaagaaaagaaaatattctaagGATTcaggcaaaaaaagaaaaggaaaatgaaaatccaTTCGGTAgatatattctgagaaaaaaaccacACAAAGTGTTTTGATTTCTACATTGCAGGGATAGGCACAACCGACTCCTTTAAATGTATATGCTGCGGGCTTATCTAGGGACTAGCAGCTATTGGTAGCcgcaaaaaatcgtgaaaatcaACCCAGTAGAACGGTAGAATGAACtgtgtcaaaaaatgaaaatgtatggGGGACCAGAGAGCTTATAGTAAGGATTTCTGGCTCACTTATAGGAGCACCCTCGTACTATATCTGACTTGCCCCCAAAACGCCTATCTGCATAAGATAACTAATGACGCATACGCCGATTCtggaatgagccagaaataatggttcctacTTCtcgcaaaatgttgtccatttAAGATCTAAAAGTTAGCTATAATGTCTCTATTACTTGTACTACGTTTGTACCgaaaaaaactttgtgaaaATGGATTAAACCCAAAGAAACTATGTAGCAATGCagcatgcacatagttcctttgattttctttatttgcatACAGTTCCATTTAACATAAATGCGTCTATTTACGGTACATTCTCTCGGTTCTACCCTCATTTTCAGATTGTGTAAagcaataatttattttattttttatttttttttattttttatttttacttttactgTTACTATGAGACTCCACATTTCATGGTTCACTTTCAAATTGTGCAGGATTTAGAAGACTTCATGAGCGGAGCGAAACATGGTGTCATTTTCTTCAGCTTAGGCTCCAACTTCTTGAGCAAACACATGTCCGACGAAAAAAAACAGATGTTCCTTGAAGCGTTCAGGCAAATTCCGCAAAGAGTCGTGTGGAAATACGAAGATGAGACGTTACAGAACATACCACAAAATGTCCTCGTCAAAAAGTGGTGTCCGCAGACTGACATTTTAGGTAAGACACGAGCATGGGAAACATATTATCGAACAGATTTAAACGCTTGCAAGTAGGAATCTTTGGATACGTTCGTAGTCATTAAATTATCCAGGTATGACCATTGTCGAAAAGGCGCGAAGTATACCGCCGGAGGTTGAACCGCGAAACGGTCAAAAAGTAGACTCCGCAacaatgtttaaatttttgagcGAAACGAAaacagaatttttgaaaattcattattAGAATTGGTATAATGCCAGCCTATCAAGTTTTGTTAATAAAACTAAGGGACAAGTTAATGTAAGGAATATAGCACTAATGGGTTGGTGGTTATACACATTTCACAACTCCCGcgaaaattatatttaaagGTATTCAAAATTGAGTCGAATGCAAAAACATTAGCAATATCACTTTACATTGGAAGCATTCGATATAAATTCCTAGCTTGTTAAGTATGTGATTTGACTCAAATGATAGACTTGGATAGTCAGTCTGTTAAAGCTGGACGTTTGAATTGACGGCATGGTCAAATTCAATGTTTCAGTCAGGAGTTCTTAATAGAGCATTCAATTGACTTATCAAGTTTTACATGAACTAGCTATGAAGTAATTAATAACTAGGGTCGGTACTTAAATGctgaaaaggggaaaaaatttcgattgattGGGAATGCCAACATTTTTCGTCGACAAAATCGAAGTTTTCAGTCAAAAGAATCGCGTTTCAGTTCGGATGACTCACTAAAACCCACTAAAACCTTAAGAGGCCATGCTAAAACCTTCTTCCTTCACCGAAAAACTTGGTTAtctgaaccaaaatttatttttatgactGAAATCTTGGGTTACTCGAACTGCAGACTTTGATGCTCCACGTGAGTCGAGCTGTTTTTCAGCGAGTAGGTATGTGGCTCTTGTTTTTTGATGGTGATAAAGTCCAGAAAATCGTGATCATTTCTCTAATTTGTTGCAGGTCACAATAAAACGGTTTTGTTCATGACCCATAATGGTTATTTGAGCACACAAGAGTCACTTTACAACGGGATTCCAATGCTGGGTATACCTATAGTAGTGGATCAATTTATAAACAATAAAAAGTTGACCAAAGCTGGAGTGGCACTTAGATTGGATCTCAAGGATATCAAAAGCGCAGATCAAATAAAGGAGAAAATCACGACCATATTAAACAATCCGAGGTATGTTATtcgttcataaaaaaatttcgaactGAATCGTATcttctataatataaaatcatatgAGTAACATGTAACGCACAACATCTGAGGCGCAAAGCGTTTCAGAAAGTTGGACTGCGAAGTAGTCAGGGGGCGCGGCGCCCTGGTGAACATAAACATACATAAGTTACAGAATTATTTATCTCTGCGGAGtggaaaaattacaataaatgGTGCCAAAGACGTCAGACTTTGAGCAGTTAAACTCCCtaatcaaaagtttcaataacaCTCACATGTTGGAAAATAATTTCCTGTTATTTTGGAAAGACAGGGGCAAAAACACTTTAAACAGAACAATTAACagacaaaattaatttatttgataCCTTACTGAGACGTGACGCCATTGAGTATTCTAAATTATTCCATGATATTGCATGAGACTAAAAATTGTACGTCATCAGCAAAAGTATTCATACCTATTTACGGAGTTGAAGAGTTCCTCATCTTCAAACTTGAGTGCTTACAGAAACGCACTTTTACGAATTTCTTTTTCGGACATACCACTTCTACTGGATGATGCCCACTTATATGCATATTCACAACGGTACGCGTTCAAAGTAACACAGACGTGCAACATAATTGGATTTTCTATCCGAGTAAGAATATTTGATTATCTGCTTAGGCATTCCAGGAAATGCCTCAGTTGCCTTTTTGTATCTGATTGATACAATGGAGTTAGGTTTCAGATATTTATAGTATATAATAGTGCTTATCtaaatttgccaaaaatttttaaaaaataatatttatgtTTAACTTGTTGGTATTACTTAATGATTGTTAAAGTTAATAATCTACTATAGCAATTGTAAACGCAAAATGTAGCAAATTTGTAGCAATTGTGTAGCTTTGCACGTGTCAGGGATTTGCATTTAAGTACTTCTACTTAAGTAAAATCTCGCGAAAAACAtgatggttccattggttttctctgaaatcaactctcacgCTAATAAAGAGCTCTCAAATCAGGCCGAAATGGAAGGAATATCCCGGCTAAGTTGAGATTCCATCTTTATATCTGGTCAATCTCTCCGAGCAAGTAGGGCAAACAAATCATAGGGTTGTCGTGGTTTCAACTTATGTATTtgcttatctttgcatggagagttcgacttgatatagaggtggactctcgaaGGAACGTgcgatatcccctccattacgatCGACAGCtctttttggagcttgggagttaattttagagaacaCCGGTGGCACCATTgaatttttgcgaaattttacaaaagaaaaattacacttaAAACGCAAATCCTTGGTCCGACAATGATGTATACAGAATGTACTTGtgcaaaaaacttcaaaatcacaaGTTGAAAAATTCTGACTGTACGAGTTTGAACAATCACGCAAGACACAGTGCGgacggcggcgcgcggcgcagaaCGGGTGTTAGTGCCTGCAAGCCTtcgtggatacttcacgcattgcgcgtacggcAGCGCCCCGGCGCAGAGCACATGTTAGTGCCTGCAAGCCTGCAtggatacttcccgcattgcacGTACACCACACCACCACACCATAGCTTCATTCTGCctgtgtcctctttgtctatcaatttcaataatcagcccgctggtcacGATCACTCTAGCTGAGTACTGACGCATCCTTACAGTAAAAGGTTCAAACTGTTTCttattttagttttctttatgattttccGCAGCTTCCGGGAAAAAGCGCAACAGATGTCGGTGCTTTTCCGGGATCGGCCGATGAATCCCCTGGACACGGCAATCTACTGGATCGAGTACGTGTTGCGGCACAAGGGAGCCAAGCAGCTGAGGGTGGCCAGTCTCGACTTGGCCTGGTACCAGTACTACCTCCTCGACATCTATTTCGCCATCGCTGCCGCATTCTTCGCGGTCTACTATGCTTTGGCCAGGATCTTTCGGTCGATATTCAGTACAGAAACAAAGCAAAAAACAAAGCAGAAGAAAACGTAATCTCTCGGTGATTCAGACGTGAACCAGTTCATTTTACGAACTTTGAGGGGGAAATAATTGTTGAAAAgattgttaattttgaaggaaaattctcACTTCGGTTTTGAGGAAAGATTCCTCgttttgcttcttcttcttcctgcTGGATACGCGTCTCCGATTtaaagattttcttttttttaatgatttttatttaaatgagaTTATTTTGATTGTCAAAGCATATTTAGTTTCAAAACACAAATTCCTTATAAgccataaaaaaaagaaaaaagaaagaaaatacaaatgatGACAATCCAAGTAAAAATACATTTCCTTCACCTGAATGACACTTGTTTTCAAATCAAAAACATCTTTTCAAGCAAACATTTatcatttatcaatttttttaaaaaaagactattatcatcatatttttcaaagaatcgataaaatttgaaacaatgccGTCCCATCAAAATAATACTACCGGCACTCAAAGTCCTGCGTGATCTCATGTTATCCGGTGCAACGAGGTAGTCGAATTAAGCACGTATCTGAAAGACGTTCTGTGTAGAGATGGAGGCATATTATTATGTTAGATTCCAATTATGAATGGACGAAAT contains:
- the LOC109036264 gene encoding UDP-glucosyltransferase 2, producing the protein MKLLIIIITSLLSCAHFVNAANILALATVSSGSHTIYANAIIRELAARGHKLVVLSPDKEKKPNPNITTIYLEGGYENEVMFETTLEDFPSSEGFVQYFNMLNEYTTSQCKILLNSPGNKKFIQDYKDHKFDLILFDYGVTECFIKYAHVFGHPPIVGFTAFFAVSAYQLGNHHNPAFVPHFQSAASPQMSFPERFMNWVVHEYYLLWRNYISLPTIDAVADEFFGFSKPSIGDLEREMSLMLTNEHFSFTYPRPNIPAVVDVGGLQIKPPKPLPKDLEDFMSGAKHGVIFFSLGSNFLSKHMSDEKKQMFLEAFRQIPQRVVWKYEDETLQNIPQNVLVKKWCPQTDILGHNKTVLFMTHNGYLSTQESLYNGIPMLGIPIVVDQFINNKKLTKAGVALRLDLKDIKSADQIKEKITTILNNPSFREKAQQMSVLFRDRPMNPLDTAIYWIEYVLRHKGAKQLRVASLDLAWYQYYLLDIYFAIAAAFFAVYYALARIFRSIFSTETKQKTKQKKT